A region of Zeugodacus cucurbitae isolate PBARC_wt_2022May chromosome 5, idZeuCucr1.2, whole genome shotgun sequence DNA encodes the following proteins:
- the LOC105219497 gene encoding serine/threonine-protein phosphatase beta isoform isoform X2, protein MADFDLNVDSLIQRLLELRSCRAGKSVQMSEAEVRGLCLKSREIFLQQPILLELEAPLIICGDIHGQYTDLLRLFEYGGFPPAANYLFLGDYVDRGKQSLETICLLLAYKIKYPENFFLLRGNHECASINRIYGFYDECKRRYNVKLWKTFTDCFNCLPVAAIIDEKIFCCHGGLSPDLQGMEQIRRLMRPTDVPDTGLLCDLLWSDPDKDVQGWGENDRGVSFTFGVDVVSKFLHRHELDLICRAHQVVEDGYEFFARRQLVTLFSAPNYCGEFDNAGGMMTVDDTLMCSFQILKPSEKKAKYLYSGMNSSRPNTPQRNAPLIASNKKGK, encoded by the exons TGCGCAGCTGTCGTGCCGGCAAATCTGTACAGATGTCCGAAGCCGAAGTACGCGGCCTCTGCTTGAAATCACGTGAAATTTTTCTACAACAACCCATACTGCTGGAACTCGAAGCACCGTTAATCATATGCGGCGACATACACGGTCAATACACAGATTTATTGCGTCTCTTCGAATATGGTGGCTTTCCGCCAGCCGCTAATTATTTATTCCTTGGCGATTATGTAGATCGAGGCAAACAATCGTTGGAGACCATCTGCCTGCTGTTGGCGTATAAAATCAAATATCCCGAGAATTTCTTCTTGCTGCGCGGCAATCACGAATGCGCCAGTATTAATAGGATTTATG GCTTCTACGACGAGTGCAAACGCCGCTACAATGTGAAATTGTGGAAGACCTTTACAGACTGCTTCAATTGCCTACCCGTTGCCGCTATTATTGATGAGAAAATCTTCTGTTGTCACGGTGGTCTGAGTCCCGATTTACAGGGCATGGAACAGATACGTCGCCTTATGCGTCCAACTGATGTACCCGATACCGGCCTTTTGTGCGATTTACTGTGGAGTGATCCGGACAAGGACGTGCAGGGTTGGGGTGAGAATGATCGTGGTGTGAGCTTCACATTCGGTGTGGATGTGGTGTCGAAGTTCTTGCATCGACACGAGTTGGATCTCATTTGTCGAGCGCATCAG GTTGTTGAAGATGGCTATGAATTCTTTGCGCGCCGCCAACTGGTCACGCTCTTCTCAGCGCCAAACTACTGTGGTGAATTCGATAATGCAGGCGGTATGATGACTGTGGATGATACGTTAATGTGCTCGTTTCAg attCTCAAGCCGTCGGAGAAGAAAGCGAAATACTTGTACAGCGGCATGAATTCATCGCGACCCAATACACCACAACGCAATGCACCATTAATAGCATCGAATAAAAAGGGCAAATAA